TATATGTAGAAGATGCAAATTTAACACCAAATAATAGTTAATTAGTCTCCATTGGTTGCTTGCTACCAATTTTGTATCATATCAATCTCATGGGACTAttgattaacaaaatatatagtGCGTGGTAGTGAAAGGGGACTTTCAGTTAGAAGAAAATTGTAACATGCAATAGTCAATAACACGTTTAAATTGCAGCATGTACTAGCTTACCTAAATTGTCTATTCATTTTTATCCACGTGTAGAGAATTAACTAATCAACAAATTAATCTGTGACACGTTTTTGTAATTGCATGccgataattttttataaggtaATTTAATGCGCGATGCAACCATTTTAGGCACGAGGTTTGGAAGTACTTCtaattgttattaaatatgaattaGGATCCCACTTTATATTGTTATCTACTAAACTACTAATCACTCATATGAAGAAGCGGCTCAAAtctaaagaaaatcataatctattaaataaatgacgAGTTATCTTAAAgttcaatttaattgattttaccATCTATAGTGGAAACAACCAGTCAAGTGCTCAATTTTTAAaggattaaattatttatactgtaaaaattattctgaacatttattatttcatacaACCAttcacttaattttaaaaattaagattttattttttttgcttttttaatttgaatatatcttaattaaatGAAAGTCTAAATAGCTCTGAATGTATATGCTTGAGGACATGTTTGCTTTTTTATGACTAAATATAAGtgttaaattatttgtcttataagccaaaaaaaaaatgaattatgatattttgacatttatgtcCCTTTaagtattaatatatatttgataagtTAAAGATggtaagtaaattaaaatcattttattattaattataaaatatctattttttttcaacatataCAATGTTACAGCTAAAAAAGGTACAAtgttaattacattatttgtgtgtatgatatgatttttttttcgtttaatCACACAAGTTGACATAGAATCAATTAACAATTTCAAGTAAAATAGcattttacatatattattaattgtaaaagttaaaataattaacgAATAAAAACAACAGCTACATCCtacctcattaatttttgttaaaagtttTGTTCAAAATGattgttataaaaaaagagCTTGACATGAGTACCCGACGTAACAGCAATTgaaaagtgtaaaataaaaattagttatgTTTGATTGGAAATAAGCGTATTAATAGGGGTATTTTTGAGATATTATAGTGATTTTCgttcaaactttttttaattcagataaaagttaagttatttaattttttctatttatttaattttttctattaagtggtatattctagaatttagataaaatatgaaaaacaaactagtaaacttaaaaaatgtcTGACTTcatacatttaaaaaacaagttttaagttttactttatacactttttaaaatatctaaaaaaatccttacaattaaatcatttttgttaatttgtaaataaattctttttaacacaATTTGAATATCTTGGAATCGTATCTTTTCTACCTTCTGATATTATTGtgttaaacaaatcaaatggCTTCTGCTATGGATGTTTTTCCCGCGCATTTggtttattttcctttaaattgtTGCATCTTGCAACTCTTCAGCAACAAAGTTTACTCATCTCGTTTTCATTCGCTTGAATCAAGAGACAATTGTGTAAAATTGTAagattaagtaaataaataaactcgaACACAagtttagttattattatgaaCCAGAAGTTTTAAGTATGATaattataaatcattattacATTAGTTATAATAGATTATTCATTTGTTGGTAACATTAATTCATGTGATgagaatttttgaaataaattattttatttaaataaaagtattcgaagtaatttttaaaatataaataccttatttatttaaaaaaaatactatatttAGGCATGTGAAGGCTACATTCAATTGGATTGACACTCAACCCTCCCAATAACAAAAAATGCAGGTATAGAAAAAACTCAACTGAGGACATGTTAAaaatatgctttttttttttagtacaatGGAACTCTTAACAAGAGATAAAGACGGATAAAGTAGGAATAAACAACTTCATACATATCATGTGTGAGAAAAGAGAGCAAATTAGTATGGggtcattaaaaatttaaaatggtgACATTCAGATGATAGAGACTGGGCATAATTAGCTAAGAaatctataataaaatttgcttCACGATACACATAATTTATGGTGATGTTCCAGTCTCGTTTCATTAACATAAGTTCAGGAACAAAAAAGGATgctattttttaacataagctcaggaataaaaaattaacaaccacatttaagatttaaaaCACAAGTTGCCTTAAATTAACTCGATTACATGTGtctatttgaaattattaaaaataaattctatttttccCGCTATCCCTATCACTTTGCCAACGTGTTATTCTCACATTGGCCTGATTTGCAGCCTCGAATTGACCACAGCAGATTAAAAAGAGCATGTACTGAAATcgacaaaatcaaaattcggGTGCGTACCAGGCAATACAGACCAGCCACAAACTTTTATTGGATGATTCCCACGTAACGAAGAGTCAACGGTCAATACGAGCTGGGAACTGACTGAGCCTGCGCTGTAAAGTCCACGCGGCATGCAGATACGGGCCGACCAAAAGTGAAAAGCAGACTTAATCACCCCGGCCTCTGCTGGTCTCATCTCTTCTCGTCTCATCCTCTATTCGGACCTGTCtatgttacagattctgtaacaaacatctcccgtcatcccaccatccgattttcttttgtttagtttctcactccacatccaaccacatccaacggctgatgctgcagtctgtaccttacagattctgtaacgtAGTTTTGTCCCCTCTTATGATCTAAACCTCTTTTACAGGAGGCCCTCAAACCGTCCCACGTGTCCTGACCACACATAGATTTGTGTGGTCACCAACCTCTGTCCTTATCTCTCTCTATTTCTAAGGACGTGTTTGGCCTCATTTTTCAAAGTGCTTGTCACaatgaaacaaagaaaataaaatatgttaatgGATCAATAACATGttgtgcttatttaatttaaatatttaattgagatatttattgatgtatcaaaaattatttaagggtattaattaattttattattaattattagccTATCACCACTCTCTAGATTACACATAAAATAGCACATCAattaatatcttaattaaaCATCTAAAGTGAATAAACATAGTAATTAATCTatcataattcaattaaacaatttaataaaaatattctcaTAAAACTCACATCAGCTgctgttaaaattaaaaaattttgtcaaaatttttgaaaaattatattttgcgAATGACAAGCTAAATAGATTACattaagaaagataaaaatttaagacaaGTGAGAGTTGTTCTTTATGATTTATGCAAGTCAACATTTATCCGTTTAtacattgattttgtttgaatATAAACTCAATTAAGACAGGTTCAATGCACTATTTTCTCGTGCTTAAGACATGTTCAATgaatataaaagtaaatttaatatttaaggttttattttaaatttctttttatatggGTGATGTATCTTTTCACGTACATGTATAAGTAAATATATTTCGAGTTTAGGGTAAAGATCtcacttttattatattgtataaCACGTATAAAGATGCTACAAGTAAATATAgtatatcataaattaaaagaaagagtgatgttatgtttatttagttatgatatataatttttatcttaacttatgtattgataattaaaatttattatttgagttaaaaataacaagactcggtaattatttatcacttaaattaattatacagtgatacattatttattatattagttaaaatatatattaactttCCTTAAATAAGtgtaaaagaaagagagagtgaTGCACGttgaaaataatactaaattaaatgaaaccaaaccaaacaGGCCCCACACTTtagtttctaaaaatatacattATCTAACGACTACGGCTCTCccttttttatcatataaatgTGAGCCAAAAGAGTTAATTAGACGCAGGGGAAGAAGAAGGCAAATGGAGGGACTCGCCCAATACCAAAGGCAACTCTTGTGATTCACGAGACtctcaacaaaacaaaaggcaAAGGCAAAAAGCAAATCCACAAACCTAAAACCCCAGCTTCACGAGAATCATCACAAGAAGATTAATGGAGACAGCTGAAAGTACAAGCTCGATGAAGCAGCAGCACCACCAACAGCAAGTGCTGGACGGTTCAAATATAATGAAGTTGGTTGGAAATGAGGAGGTGTTTAGCAGCTTTGTTGATCATAAGTTCCAAGAACTTGACAGAGACAGAGATGGTCAGCTCTCTGTGAAGGAGCTTCAGCCTGCTGTTGCTGATATTGGTGCTGCTCTTGGCTTGCCGGCTCAGGGCTCTTCTCCTGACTCTGATCACATCTACTCCGAGGTTCATTTCTACTCGAACCCCATTTCATTTTACAGTACCTATGATGCTTTAACTGCTagcttaattttgaaagtacAATAATTTGATTACTGCAGaagtctttttttaatttatattcaagGGGCAGTGATTTCATCCGACACCTGTTATAGgaatagttatttttatttaaatttgacagctagtgattttttttccgTAATGGTTATTCTTATCACACCAATAATACTACTACTTGTAGTCAGTTTCTTTTCTGTATAATTGAACAAGCCTATATTACTTATACGTCAAGCCTGTGATTTCATTACACAACCATATTTCAATCATAAGAatacaattaatctttttttttaaagcaataGTCTCATAGTTACTATTTACAACTGATCTGATCTGTTCCTtgagtttgatttttttaaaaaaaaaaaaatttctccccTAATTGTAAGTTAGTGATATCGTTTCCAAAGAAcaagtagaaaataaaaaaataaaaaaatagaaaatatcattttttttgttgcaaGCTCCAAAGCTAGCGAGAATAAGATAAAGATGTTACATAAGTGGTGAAGACTTTTGTGCTCTCCATTAcgtttcaaattttttcttttttctagtAAGGTCAATTAAACTTATCTTTCAGTGATGATAAATGAGCAAAAATTGTGTCATCATCAGATTGTTATTTGACTGTCCTCTTGTGtcattcatatttttcaatttgaagaaaatttatgaattgaaAAGAAGGCGGTGCAATCTCTTCCTGGTTGGTGGGTACTGCACAGTCTAATCTTGATATAACATTTTGGTGATCTTAATTTCAATAGAACATAATTGTAGAAGGTCGGCTACTCAATTACGTTAACATATAAGCTGTCTAATGTTTCCATTTTCTGCGTAGTTAGCTCCATAATTATCCAAcctattattcaattttggtCGGTGTATTGCGactttataacttttaattagctagccttttctttatttcttttcctaTTGACTTTTTCAATGTTCTTGCTTTGTATATATCTTCATATTTAAGGAGGAATCTAGTGACGAATGTTGTGGAACTTACTGCTTGTCTCTTTGGAACTTTATTGTTGTTCAAGAAATAATGTAAATGGGGACCAAAGTCAATTTGCTTTCTAATAATTTGCAATGAAGGTTTAAGTGGAGCCTCATGACTTTGCTTGCTGAACAAGTGATAATCTTGTACCTAATCTTCTAATGTTTGGCCCAGCTCAgcacatattattatttatatgttgGAAGCCAAAAAGTATGTGATGTTGGAATAGTATTTCCTTTTAGGTGCACGATAAATGTGGAAGCAGTAAATTAAAGTATCATAGTCATGGCCAAAAAGCAGAGCAGGGATAAAGTACCAGGGTGGTCCTGTTGCTCTACATGATGTCTGTCCTTGTTCTTGGTCTCTTTAAATCCATGCAAGTGATCTCTCCCTGGtctttattgttttgttaCCTCAAGAACATAACTACGCTTGCAATGATCTGTAGGATAATAGGAAAATGTTTGTCCAGTAAAATAAGTcctctttttaaatatttttattatctaattcaaccataattagtttttaacaTGAATGCTCATATGGTAAGATTTGACTAGAGAAATTTAGATTTTCTGTCGGATTTAAGAGACTTTTGACTTGTAGTAAATTTTGGACGCGGCTAAAACTATGTAAGAACATGTTCGAGGCTTGTTATTGCCTTGAGTGTATGTTTAAAATGACCATCTTGATGATATGCTCTGTAGGTTTTGAATGAATTCACCCATGGAAAACAAGAGAAAGTGAGCAAGATTGAGTTTAGAGAGGTTCTCTCGGACATTTTACTAGGTATGGCTGCTGGCTTGAAACGAGATCCTATAGTCATCCTCCGCATGGATGGGGAGGACCTGGAAGAATTCATCAATGGCCCCAGTTATGAGCCAGAGATGGCATCCATATTTTCCCAGATAGAGTCACCGGATGGATCAATGCGGGATTTTATTATCAAGGCTTTGGATAAACTTACTGTTGAACAGGGGATACCGCCTTCTTCAGATTCTTGGGTAATTGACCTTTCacattttaactttaatttatgGCATGGTTGAACAttcttacatttttttttttatctttcttatttgatATGTGGGTTTGTAATTTCATAGGTTATGAGCAACATTGTGGAACCAGCGATTCAAACTTGTGCTATAGATGAACATGGCAAACCTGTTTCGCAAGAGACATTTTTGGtggaatttaagaaaatagcTGATTGTGTGGCACAACGTCTAAAAGAGCAGCCTGTGATTGTTGCCCATAGTGAAAATACTTTTGATGGAAGTGGCATTAAGAGACTCTTGTCAAACAAGTTTGAATTAGACAAGGTGTGTTCTGTTTAAAACATGCTTCTGTGTCATATTTTGGAGTGTAGCATTATTATGGAAATGCTTGCTAAACTTCATCTCAAAATACAGACAATGACTGCAGCTCTAGAGAATGTGCCAAAAGATCGTAATGGGAAATTATCGAAAGACTATTTACGTGTAGCGGTGGATGCAGTGGCCGCATCAGCTGGTTTACCTCCAATTGGTGCAGTTGCACAGGTATACTTCATCAATTGACAGCCGAGACTAGCCTGGCTGAGCCGGCTTCTCTTAGCCATCCATGCATTTTGTTGattgcatatttatttcatcttaatGTTCTGCAGATGGACGTGGTTGTCAGTGAAGCGTTCAAGATGGTGAATGCAGATGATGGCAAGCTTGTAAAAGAAGATGAGTTCAAGAAGCTACTGACTGAAATTCTGGGGAGTATCATGTTGCAATTAGAGGGCAATCCCATTGCAATTTCGTCAAATTCTGTCGTGCACGAGCCCCTTGCCTCACCTTCATCTACTCTTTTGCAGCCATCTTCCTAATTATTTATGTGTCCATAGTTTCACAAGGTATATGTGTCAAGGGAAGCAAGTTAAAatcctcatctttttgttaagGAAATTAAGTACGGCTAGCTTAAGTTTGTGTACTGTGTCATATAGCACTGATGATTCCATGATGGGATATGATGCTTAAGACATGAATATAGAAACAGAGGTGCTAAgagttgtttattttattgtcaTCAACCTTTGTTTTGTGTCTTTTGTCCTTGAATTCCGATGTAATTAATAGAGGCCTTTTTGCTAACCCTTTATTGGGAACCTTCTAAAATGTTTCTGTCACTATATACATTGGATTAAAAGGCTGTGATAGTTGCGATTTATGCTAAAGAATATTCTATAATTGAGACTtttgcatttaaaaatttaaatgcaaaattaaatacGTACGAATGTatgaatatttgtttattgtttactttttcctttGAAGATGACAGGAAGTGCCTGTCCCATTGCGCCAAACCCTGGCCAAATTTATAATGTCATGTTCAAATTTATCTTCCCACACCAAGCCTTCCTCCGGTAAGGTCTTCGCAAAGCCATAGTAAACAACACAAGCAAGAAAGGGACCAACCCAAAATACCCAATGGCCTTTCCATAATGGGCCCCCGTGTAACAATGCCGGGCCTAAACACCTAGCCGGGTTCAGGCCCACGCCGGCATAACCGGGCTTTTGCGTGACTGTTATGGACACAAACACAGCAATTGCCATTGCTCCCGCCACTATAGCACAAACCACTACTAAGCCAAGCTCTTTGCACCTCCTCTTGTCAAAAGCAATTGTAACGCCAACAAATAGCACCACAAATGTGCAAGTAAATTCCAATATTAGTGCTGTTTCTGCACTGATCCCAGCTGACGTCCCATTACCAGCAATTAAACAGCCACCAAGAGAGTATCTCCTTGCTGCATTGTGGCTCATCACACTATTGATGATTAGAAAACCTACGATGGAGCCTAAACATTGTGCCAAGACATATGTGGCAGCTCGTGCGAGGGTTACGATACCCTTCAAGGCGGCGATGAAGGTGAAGACCGGGCTCATATGGCCGCCGGAGAGAGGAACCGTTACCATGAGGAAGAGGAATGCAATGATGAATACAGCAATCGGCACAAGGAGCTTTTGTTCGGACACGTGCGAGTCCAAGCATGAAATGATGGATGTGGTCAGTGTAAATACAAGGAAGGCTGTTGCTACTAACTCTGTAAATGCTGCCCTCCACatctgaaaacaaaaatataatcacATGCATGAGGATCATAATAGTGTTATAGGCAAGTTGAAATGTGAATTAaggtttaaaaaatagaaacttataaaatgGACGAAGAGCCCAAAAGTGAgccaagaaattgaagaaataattgaaatagaGTTTGCGCATAACACAAGGAGAATAAAACGTTAGACATTGACTTTGATTCTATGTTAATAAAACTAGTtgactcaaaaatttaaagtgaCAGATAAAAACCTGACAATAGTATTAAAGACAAGTCTTAACATTTAAACATCAGTATAGTATAGTTGATTACCTTTGgtgaaaaaaattcataaaacccAATGCAAGCAAGAAACATTTCCCTTCTTGTTATTGTTCCATTcatgatttcatttttctcaattGAAAATCCTTGGGAAGGTAGGGGATCAGCTGCTTCATGGGAGACAATTAAATCCATATGCTATGGCTTTAAAGTCTATAAGAAAGAGAAGCGAGGACAGTTTTGTATACTTGAGAACCATTAATTGATACATAAAGAAAGAGGCATGCAGGAGAGTTTTATAATCCACcatttttcaattacaaatGGAATACTAGTAATGGATCTTATAGCTACAAGCCATGCAAAACTGCCAAACAAGGTTTGGTTTTAGGGTTAGAGACGAAGCAAAGACCAAAGAGATTGGATTGCATAGGCCTCGTAACACTAGATGGATAAAGCATACATACATCTGTCATATTTAGGCTGGCATGGAAGATAAAATTGATGCATTAGTAAGAGTAATATTTTTAAGCTTAATATCTTATCTTCAAGAATATTCATTcagcataaacaaaaaatgctGGCCAAAGACAATGGAAATGATTGTACATGGATAACTTCTTAGAGTGAAACGAtaggattataaattttaactcttatttTCCAATTAAGTGTGCAGTTTTCTGACGTACTTAGACAAACAAATGTGTAACTTTAATTACAAGTCAGATCTAATTgggtgtatgcattgattgctaatattagataaaataaaggtTTATTGAAGGGATAAGGATTTTGTGCTTTGAATCAATAGTTGTTAAATAAGTGAAatgcaccaaaaaaaaaaaagaaaattattagttagtaaccataataaaaattagggCCGGCTTTAGAGTATGGGGTATTAcgtgaaatttttatttgttctcttTATATGCAACAATCTTAACATTTAAATAAGCGTAAAAGAGtccaaaattaattcaatcaacttttttaactatttctctgaatttcaacaataataaacaAGACTCTAggaaatttcaaaaaagaaaaatagtcagaaagatatcttttttatttcttttggaacCGTTATTTCAagaaactatttttcttttcattcaaAATTAAGCCAACAAATGTAATAATTGTCTTTGTTGAGAAGATACAAgaaattttgtgaaattaaataattactttttaaattaaaaataaagaatttaacctttttattgaaaaaactAATACTGAAtgacataattataatttttagctGCTAAGGCTATCAAATATagaatttttactaaaaattcttaatagtaggataattattaattagagagaggattaaaaattaagcttCCCTACTATgagtaatttcaaaattttattaattgagaattactaagaaaagaaagatcCATGGAGGCAAgcacaaagaagaaagaaatgagTGGAAaactctttttaaaaaatggctATAAAACATCAACCGTATCCTCGCCATATGAGATATTAGGTTATTCTTCCCTTGAGTACATAATATCTTTGTATAGGCaggaaataaaatgaaacgaAATCATATTGAAGCATACCCATCCACACGATGGGTAGAA
This window of the Citrus sinensis cultivar Valencia sweet orange chromosome 8, DVS_A1.0, whole genome shotgun sequence genome carries:
- the LOC102614191 gene encoding uncharacterized protein LOC102614191 isoform X2, encoding METAESTSSMKQQHHQQQVLDGSNIMKLVGNEEVFSSFVDHKFQELDRDRDGQLSVKELQPAVADIGAALGLPAQGSSPDSDHIYSEVLNEFTHGKQEKVSKIEFREVLSDILLGMAAGLKRDPIVILRMDGEDLEEFINGPSYEPEMASIFSQIESPDGSMRDFIIKALDKLTVEQGIPPSSDSWVMSNIVEPAIQTCAIDEHGKPVSQETFLVEFKKIADCVAQRLKEQPVIVAHSENTFDGSGIKRLLSNKFELDKTMTAALENVPKDRNGKLSKDYLRVAVDAVAASAGLPPIGAVAQMDVVVSEAFKMVNADDGKLVKEDEFKKLLTEILGSIMLQLEGNPIAISSNSVVHEPLASPSSTLLQPSS
- the LOC102614191 gene encoding uncharacterized protein LOC102614191 isoform X3 gives rise to the protein MAAGLKRDPIVILRMDGEDLEEFINGPSYEPEMASIFSQIESPDGSMRDFIIKALDKLTVEQGIPPSSDSWVMSNIVEPAIQTCAIDEHGKPVSQETFLVEFKKIADCVAQRLKEQPVIVAHSENTFDGSGIKRLLSNKFELDKTMTAALENVPKDRNGKLSKDYLRVAVDAVAASAGLPPIGAVAQMDVVVSEAFKMVNADDGKLVKEDEFKKLLTEILGSIMLQLEGNPIAISSNSVVHEPLASPSSTLLQPSS
- the LOC102628368 gene encoding aquaporin TIP1-2, which produces MDLIVSHEAADPLPSQGFSIEKNEIMNGTITRREMFLACIGFYEFFSPKMWRAAFTELVATAFLVFTLTTSIISCLDSHVSEQKLLVPIAVFIIAFLFLMVTVPLSGGHMSPVFTFIAALKGIVTLARAATYVLAQCLGSIVGFLIINSVMSHNAARRYSLGGCLIAGNGTSAGISAETALILEFTCTFVVLFVGVTIAFDKRRCKELGLVVVCAIVAGAMAIAVFVSITVTQKPGYAGVGLNPARCLGPALLHGGPLWKGHWVFWVGPFLACVVYYGFAKTLPEEGLVWEDKFEHDIINLARVWRNGTGTSCHLQRKK
- the LOC102614191 gene encoding uncharacterized protein LOC102614191 isoform X1, whose protein sequence is METAESTSSMKQQQQQQQVLDGSNIMKLVGNEEVFSSFVDHKFQELDRDRDGQLSVKELQPAVADIGAAVGLPAQGSSPDSDHIYSEVLNEFTHGKQEKVSKIEFREVLSDILLGMAAGLKRDPIVILRMDGEDLEEFINGPSYEPEMASIFSQIESPDGSMRDFIIKALDKLTVEQGIPPSSDSWVMSNIVEPAIQTCAIDEHGKPVSQETFLVEFKKIADCVAQRLKEQPVIVAHSENTFDGSGIKRLLSNKFELDKTMTAALENVPKDRNGKLSKDYLRVAVDAVAASAGLPPIGAVAQMDVVVSEAFKMVNADDGKLVKEDEFKKLLTEILGSIMLQLEGNPIAISSNSVVHEPLASPSSTLLQPSS